One window of the Manihot esculenta cultivar AM560-2 chromosome 14, M.esculenta_v8, whole genome shotgun sequence genome contains the following:
- the LOC110599683 gene encoding protein IQ-DOMAIN 30 isoform X1, which translates to MGKSPGRWIKTVLFGKKPSKSHSAKGKEVLFPLPPFLLRTTKEKALLSAKASETDTLVISHPTPVLTIRSERQLELDNQETADLPHDSGILLPVNQDAELQESAPQTTLSDADKVKQEEAATLAQAAFRGYLARRAFRALKGIIRLQALIRGHLVRRQAIATLCCVLGIVKLQALARGIKVRKSDCQHDVLKRCNVVKPLEGKLGNLDGANVSIQRARLSSNAFVHKLVDSSPAVMPLRIYYDSVEPNSVPNWLERWSASRFWKPIPQPKKISHPKTQRKQVNGHMPEAETGRPKRSVRRVPAANVDNNSVQAISELEKPKRNLRKASSHPSDTVQENPQNEFEKVKRNLRKVHNPIIESSVQPELEIEKPNQSLEKVSDISGDNLLRQNMNNSGEKTKKETSPPTPKLSVVVRSESTLIATQLPDVGTTTETLGINEASELLGDQTLVESMPSVENGGKDENDGKDENTPVTNGELSHKEDQIINENHKFSKKTSSLAKQEHAENGLQSSPALPSYMAATESAKAKLRAQGSPRFNQDGAEKNNIVRRHSLPSSTNSKISSQSPRTRTVHSGSKVGSKSDRSKEGNAKATQAGWRR; encoded by the exons ATGGGCAAATCACCTGGGAGATGGATCAAGACTGTACTGTTTGGAAAGAAGCCTTCCAAATCTCATTCTGCAAAAGGGAAGGAGGTACTGTTTCCTCTTCCGCCTTTTCTTTTA AGAACTACGAAAGAGAAAGCACTGTTGTCTGCAAAGGCATCAGAAACTGATACTCTTGTAATCTCCCATCCAACCCCTGTTCTCACCATTCGCTCTGAAAGGCAGTTAGAACTTGACAACCAGGAGACTGCAGATTTACCACATGATAGTGGCATACTGTTACCAGTAAATCAGGATGCAGAATTACAAGAGTCTGCACCCCAAACCACATTATCTGATGCTGATAAAGTAAAGCAAGAGGAAGCTGCAACGTTGGCACAAGCTGCATTTAGGGGTTACTTG GCTCGTCGGGCATTTCGGGCCCTTAAAGGCATAATAAGGCTCCAGGCGCTTATCCGTGGGCACTTGGTCAGGAGACAAGCTATTGCCACTTTGTGCTGTGTGCTGGGAATTGTCAAGCTGCAGGCACTTGCTCGAGGAATAAAAGTTAGGAAGTCAGATTGTCAGCATGATGTTCTTAAAAGATGCAATGTGGTGAAGCCTCTG GAGGGCAAGCTTGGAAATCTTGATGGAGCTAATGTTTCTATCCAAAGAGCAAGGCTATCATCAAATGCTTTTGTTCACAAG CTTGTGGATTCATCACCGGCTGTGATGCCTTTACGCATTTATTATGACTCTGTGGAACCAAATTCAGTTCCAAACTGGTTAGAACGTTGGTCAGCATCTCGCTTTTGGAAACCAATTCCGCAGCCAAAGAAAATTTCTCATCCAAAAACTCAGAGAAAGCAGGTTAATGGTCATATGCCAGAAGCAGAAACTGGTAGGCCAAAGCGCAGTGTTCGGAGGGTCCCTGCTGCAAATGTTGATAATAATTCGGTCCAAGCAATCTCTGAACTTGAGAAGCCCAAGCGCAATCTTAGAAAAGCTTCAAGCCATCCATCTGATACAGTGCAGGAAAATCCACAAAATGAGTTTGAAAAGGTAAAACGTAACTTGAGAAAGGTTCATAACCCGATAATTGAAAGCTCTGTTCAGCCGGAGTTAGAAATTGAGAAACCAAACCAAAGCTTGGAAAAGGTATCAGACATTTCTGGTGATAATCTTTTGAGACAGAATATGAATAATTCAGGGGAGAAGACTAAGAAAGAAACAAGCCCACCAACACCCAAACTGTCTGTTGTGGTGAGGAGCGAATCAACCTTGATAGCAACTCAATTGCCTGATGTAGGAACAACTACTGAAACACTAGGAATAAATGAAGCATCTGAATTACTTGGTGATCAAACCCTGGTTGAATCGATGCCTTCGGTAGAGAATGGTGGTAAAGATGAGAATGATGGTAAAGATGAGAATACTCCTGTTACAAATGGTGAGTTAAGCCATAAGGAAGATCAAATAATCAATGAGAATCATAAATTCAGCAAGAAAACCTCTAGTCTGGCAAAGCAAGAACATGCGGAGAATGGGTTGCAGAGCAGTCCAGCACTCCCAAGCTATATGGCAGCCACTGAATCTGCCAAGGCAAAACTAAGAGCACAAGGTTCTCCAAGGTTTAACCAAGATGGAGCtgagaaaaataatattgttcGGCGCCATTCTCTTCCATCTTCAACAAATAGCAAAATCAGCTCACAATCACCAAGGACACGTACTGTTCATTCTGGCAGCAAAGTGGGAAGTAAAAGTGACAGATCGAAAGAAGGAAATG CCAAGGCAACCCAGGCTGGGTGGAGGAGGTGA
- the LOC110599683 gene encoding protein IQ-DOMAIN 30 isoform X2 codes for MGKSPGRWIKTVLFGKKPSKSHSAKGKERTTKEKALLSAKASETDTLVISHPTPVLTIRSERQLELDNQETADLPHDSGILLPVNQDAELQESAPQTTLSDADKVKQEEAATLAQAAFRGYLARRAFRALKGIIRLQALIRGHLVRRQAIATLCCVLGIVKLQALARGIKVRKSDCQHDVLKRCNVVKPLEGKLGNLDGANVSIQRARLSSNAFVHKLVDSSPAVMPLRIYYDSVEPNSVPNWLERWSASRFWKPIPQPKKISHPKTQRKQVNGHMPEAETGRPKRSVRRVPAANVDNNSVQAISELEKPKRNLRKASSHPSDTVQENPQNEFEKVKRNLRKVHNPIIESSVQPELEIEKPNQSLEKVSDISGDNLLRQNMNNSGEKTKKETSPPTPKLSVVVRSESTLIATQLPDVGTTTETLGINEASELLGDQTLVESMPSVENGGKDENDGKDENTPVTNGELSHKEDQIINENHKFSKKTSSLAKQEHAENGLQSSPALPSYMAATESAKAKLRAQGSPRFNQDGAEKNNIVRRHSLPSSTNSKISSQSPRTRTVHSGSKVGSKSDRSKEGNAKATQAGWRR; via the exons ATGGGCAAATCACCTGGGAGATGGATCAAGACTGTACTGTTTGGAAAGAAGCCTTCCAAATCTCATTCTGCAAAAGGGAAGGAG AGAACTACGAAAGAGAAAGCACTGTTGTCTGCAAAGGCATCAGAAACTGATACTCTTGTAATCTCCCATCCAACCCCTGTTCTCACCATTCGCTCTGAAAGGCAGTTAGAACTTGACAACCAGGAGACTGCAGATTTACCACATGATAGTGGCATACTGTTACCAGTAAATCAGGATGCAGAATTACAAGAGTCTGCACCCCAAACCACATTATCTGATGCTGATAAAGTAAAGCAAGAGGAAGCTGCAACGTTGGCACAAGCTGCATTTAGGGGTTACTTG GCTCGTCGGGCATTTCGGGCCCTTAAAGGCATAATAAGGCTCCAGGCGCTTATCCGTGGGCACTTGGTCAGGAGACAAGCTATTGCCACTTTGTGCTGTGTGCTGGGAATTGTCAAGCTGCAGGCACTTGCTCGAGGAATAAAAGTTAGGAAGTCAGATTGTCAGCATGATGTTCTTAAAAGATGCAATGTGGTGAAGCCTCTG GAGGGCAAGCTTGGAAATCTTGATGGAGCTAATGTTTCTATCCAAAGAGCAAGGCTATCATCAAATGCTTTTGTTCACAAG CTTGTGGATTCATCACCGGCTGTGATGCCTTTACGCATTTATTATGACTCTGTGGAACCAAATTCAGTTCCAAACTGGTTAGAACGTTGGTCAGCATCTCGCTTTTGGAAACCAATTCCGCAGCCAAAGAAAATTTCTCATCCAAAAACTCAGAGAAAGCAGGTTAATGGTCATATGCCAGAAGCAGAAACTGGTAGGCCAAAGCGCAGTGTTCGGAGGGTCCCTGCTGCAAATGTTGATAATAATTCGGTCCAAGCAATCTCTGAACTTGAGAAGCCCAAGCGCAATCTTAGAAAAGCTTCAAGCCATCCATCTGATACAGTGCAGGAAAATCCACAAAATGAGTTTGAAAAGGTAAAACGTAACTTGAGAAAGGTTCATAACCCGATAATTGAAAGCTCTGTTCAGCCGGAGTTAGAAATTGAGAAACCAAACCAAAGCTTGGAAAAGGTATCAGACATTTCTGGTGATAATCTTTTGAGACAGAATATGAATAATTCAGGGGAGAAGACTAAGAAAGAAACAAGCCCACCAACACCCAAACTGTCTGTTGTGGTGAGGAGCGAATCAACCTTGATAGCAACTCAATTGCCTGATGTAGGAACAACTACTGAAACACTAGGAATAAATGAAGCATCTGAATTACTTGGTGATCAAACCCTGGTTGAATCGATGCCTTCGGTAGAGAATGGTGGTAAAGATGAGAATGATGGTAAAGATGAGAATACTCCTGTTACAAATGGTGAGTTAAGCCATAAGGAAGATCAAATAATCAATGAGAATCATAAATTCAGCAAGAAAACCTCTAGTCTGGCAAAGCAAGAACATGCGGAGAATGGGTTGCAGAGCAGTCCAGCACTCCCAAGCTATATGGCAGCCACTGAATCTGCCAAGGCAAAACTAAGAGCACAAGGTTCTCCAAGGTTTAACCAAGATGGAGCtgagaaaaataatattgttcGGCGCCATTCTCTTCCATCTTCAACAAATAGCAAAATCAGCTCACAATCACCAAGGACACGTACTGTTCATTCTGGCAGCAAAGTGGGAAGTAAAAGTGACAGATCGAAAGAAGGAAATG CCAAGGCAACCCAGGCTGGGTGGAGGAGGTGA